The following proteins are co-located in the Paenibacillus sp. FSL H8-0079 genome:
- a CDS encoding O-antigen ligase family protein, translating to MKKRTMDHGVVRYRRGYAANEEMMEQALERSHHANGTESVDNRDLCNRDNRDSRDSKGRRDSTYSREDTYNKDDTYNKEDKNNPNGAIKTDASGIFSWTLRSERILGSGCTVGLAIVMIVLLLAGCLSRGLYYSADLYPVILIAAGSTLIMIVLFLVGIRPEKEQEQARKQVPLLPVHWVGNNERMVGRMIRIPGILRVLWPLGMMTCFGLHAWAGSVSKQSSMDEMLRWSLLAMFTLLTAVLAARTGGARWLACGWQMAGGLLVLSGILAVCGVLPLPFGVMRTADPEISSAGARLGGLLQYPNAYGAVVGMYAVERLIAAARVIARPVSAGRLIAAVLPLMPAQAALLLSESRGAWLATSCAAVAAFALQRRGACLPLLLATAAPLACAAWLYRQLAAAQLAPAPVPGLLALAGAWAAALLGTLLLCRLWHSDAAKARAAALTAIVLAGAAAALMAVASTADRLAAGVGTGVSRLQMWRDALQLWTEAAWLGHGGDTWRNMFRAIQSSPYVGGEVHNGLLDHALDTGMIGILLVAGWFIFPLRSIFHFAPQLIPSVLIFGLHGAMDFDWSFTLFWMLFIWLGAWAAALKTEAEGVQRSDGTVEYTPSRSKLSSISRYLFLRYLPTQSRPSTFPIRPFFHILHRVTVRVIKVSTVMIIIFWLGGTVWLTSRYVVAEVQYRQAMSEPAGTPAYKVHLMSAFQFNPNRPDIVISLARTLPGREAESTLLNSLSHSPVHPQIYIELGRLAAQFGEGQQAGEYFAQAIALNRYDSIGQSAALYWMEQAARREWEAGFTDRAQQTAAAGVQMYERYRLLAEEVEAGNVRNDRRFVLEEHALDYGENLRRLASAYASSIPFTPELTKRSP from the coding sequence TTGAAGAAGAGGACAATGGATCACGGAGTTGTAAGGTATAGACGAGGGTATGCGGCGAATGAGGAAATGATGGAACAGGCGCTTGAACGGTCTCACCACGCAAATGGTACAGAATCTGTAGATAACAGGGACTTATGTAATAGGGACAATAGGGATAGTAGAGACAGTAAGGGCAGAAGAGACAGTACATATAGTAGGGAAGATACATACAACAAAGATGATACGTATAATAAAGAGGATAAAAATAATCCAAATGGAGCTATCAAGACCGATGCGTCAGGGATTTTTTCTTGGACCTTGAGGAGTGAACGTATTTTAGGTTCGGGATGTACTGTTGGGTTGGCCATAGTCATGATTGTTTTGCTACTTGCCGGGTGTCTGAGTCGTGGGCTGTACTATTCGGCCGATCTGTATCCTGTAATTCTGATCGCAGCAGGAAGTACTTTGATCATGATTGTGCTATTTCTTGTCGGTATTCGTCCAGAGAAAGAGCAAGAGCAAGCAAGAAAACAAGTACCTCTGTTACCGGTACATTGGGTAGGGAACAATGAACGAATGGTTGGGCGAATGATTCGAATCCCGGGAATATTGCGGGTGTTGTGGCCGCTGGGGATGATGACTTGTTTTGGGCTACACGCATGGGCAGGCTCGGTGAGTAAACAGAGTAGTATGGATGAGATGTTGCGGTGGAGCCTGCTTGCGATGTTTACCCTGCTCACCGCAGTACTGGCTGCGCGCACGGGTGGCGCACGCTGGTTAGCTTGCGGTTGGCAGATGGCAGGCGGCTTGCTCGTGCTAAGCGGCATCCTCGCCGTGTGCGGAGTACTGCCGCTGCCCTTCGGGGTGATGCGGACTGCTGACCCCGAGATCAGCTCCGCCGGGGCCAGGCTCGGCGGATTATTGCAGTACCCTAATGCGTACGGTGCCGTTGTCGGCATGTACGCCGTGGAGCGGTTGATAGCCGCCGCGCGAGTTATAGCCCGGCCGGTGTCGGCCGGGCGACTCATCGCGGCAGTGCTGCCGCTCATGCCTGCGCAAGCCGCGCTCCTGCTGAGCGAGTCGCGCGGCGCTTGGCTGGCGACCAGCTGCGCCGCGGTCGCCGCCTTCGCTTTGCAGCGGCGCGGTGCCTGCCTGCCGCTGCTGCTGGCCACGGCCGCCCCACTAGCGTGCGCGGCCTGGCTGTACCGCCAGCTGGCTGCTGCACAGCTGGCGCCTGCACCCGTGCCCGGCCTGCTGGCACTGGCCGGGGCATGGGCAGCTGCGCTGCTCGGCACGCTGCTGCTGTGCCGCCTGTGGCACAGCGACGCCGCCAAGGCACGCGCCGCTGCCTTGACGGCCATCGTGCTGGCGGGAGCCGCCGCCGCACTCATGGCCGTGGCCTCCACCGCCGATCGCCTCGCGGCTGGTGTCGGCACGGGGGTGTCCCGCCTACAGATGTGGCGGGACGCCCTCCAGCTGTGGACCGAGGCCGCATGGCTTGGCCACGGTGGAGACACATGGCGCAACATGTTTCGCGCCATTCAATCCTCGCCTTATGTTGGAGGCGAGGTTCACAACGGCTTGCTCGATCATGCCCTGGACACGGGCATGATCGGCATCCTGCTTGTCGCAGGGTGGTTTATCTTCCCCCTGCGAAGCATCTTTCATTTTGCACCGCAGCTCATACCATCCGTACTTATTTTTGGTCTGCATGGGGCGATGGACTTTGACTGGAGCTTCACACTATTTTGGATGCTCTTCATCTGGCTGGGTGCTTGGGCAGCCGCATTGAAGACGGAAGCAGAGGGAGTCCAACGATCCGACGGAACTGTGGAATACACTCCCTCCAGATCCAAATTGAGCTCTATATCCAGATATCTTTTCTTGCGATATTTACCAACCCAATCCCGTCCATCTACTTTCCCGATACGTCCCTTCTTTCATATTCTTCATCGAGTAACTGTTCGTGTAATAAAGGTATCGACAGTGATGATCATTATTTTCTGGCTTGGCGGAACAGTATGGTTGACGTCCCGATACGTTGTAGCAGAAGTACAGTACCGCCAGGCGATGTCTGAACCGGCTGGCACTCCAGCATATAAGGTACATCTTATGTCTGCCTTTCAATTTAACCCGAATCGACCGGATATCGTGATATCTCTTGCGCGAACGCTCCCGGGACGAGAAGCAGAATCAACCCTTCTGAACAGCCTGTCCCATTCCCCAGTGCACCCTCAGATTTACATCGAACTGGGACGATTGGCAGCCCAATTCGGCGAGGGACAGCAGGCTGGAGAATATTTTGCACAAGCGATCGCATTGAATCGGTATGATAGCATCGGCCAATCTGCGGCTTTGTATTGGATGGAGCAGGCAGCGCGGCGGGAATGGGAGGCAGGATTCACAGATCGAGCTCAACAGACTGCCGCCGCTGGTGTACAGATGTATGAACGTTATCGGCTGCTGGCTGAGGAGGTGGAAGCAGGCAACGTTCGCAATGATCGTCGTTTTGTACTGGAAGAACATGCTCTAGATTATGGAGAGAACCTGCGCAGGCTTGCTTCCGCTTATGCTTCTTCTATTCCGTTTACTCCAGAATTGACCAAGCGGAGCCCTTGA
- a CDS encoding SAM-dependent methyltransferase has protein sequence MYPVDSLRKLIQDIFEQNSLITATWSQLRRRDNVSYTKVQVKPVTLKNQLHYQFAFHYNNKVLHENLTPAEAAERMTLLCEETFRQGLLCTTEADYQILISKKYKVSILTKSASKTAVDLSHNRKKQYVLEEGVPVSFLVELGIMNEEGRVLARKYDKFRQINRFLEMVQDVIPHLPEGRPLTIVDFGCGKSYLTFALYHYLSVQQRRSLKIIGLDLKADVIEHCNDLANRLHYGDLKFLVGDIADYDELNEVDMVVTLHACDTATDAALEKAVRWGASVILSVPCCQHELFDQVEASVMNPLLSHGILKERFSALATDGIRAKLLDLMGYKTQLLEFIDMENTPKNILIRAVRGQAGEVTEMWNEYTAFRDFIHADPYLERACADLLPGDGKQADGKSNSSKETVQDSANCDLC, from the coding sequence ATGTACCCCGTGGATTCATTGCGAAAGCTTATACAAGACATCTTTGAACAGAATTCGCTGATTACAGCGACCTGGAGCCAGCTGCGCAGACGGGACAATGTCTCGTATACCAAAGTGCAAGTCAAGCCGGTGACACTGAAGAATCAGCTGCATTATCAATTTGCATTTCATTATAACAACAAAGTGCTGCACGAGAATTTGACTCCGGCTGAAGCGGCTGAGCGCATGACTTTGCTATGCGAAGAGACGTTTCGTCAAGGGCTGCTCTGTACGACCGAGGCAGACTATCAAATTTTGATCAGCAAAAAATATAAAGTATCCATTTTGACCAAATCTGCTTCCAAGACTGCAGTGGATCTGTCGCATAATCGCAAAAAGCAATATGTATTGGAAGAAGGCGTACCTGTATCGTTCCTCGTTGAACTTGGTATTATGAACGAAGAAGGTCGTGTGCTCGCCCGCAAGTATGACAAGTTCAGACAGATCAACCGTTTCCTCGAAATGGTGCAGGATGTTATTCCGCATCTGCCGGAGGGACGTCCACTGACCATCGTTGATTTTGGTTGTGGCAAGTCTTATCTGACATTTGCGTTATATCATTATCTGTCTGTACAACAACGGCGTTCACTCAAGATTATTGGGTTGGACTTAAAGGCAGATGTAATTGAACACTGTAATGATCTGGCTAATCGATTGCATTATGGCGATCTGAAGTTTCTGGTTGGAGACATCGCGGACTACGATGAATTGAACGAAGTGGATATGGTTGTCACGCTTCATGCCTGTGATACAGCTACCGATGCTGCTTTGGAGAAGGCGGTTCGTTGGGGGGCTTCTGTTATTTTGTCTGTTCCTTGCTGTCAGCATGAACTGTTTGACCAAGTAGAAGCTTCCGTGATGAATCCATTGTTGTCCCATGGCATCCTCAAGGAACGTTTTTCCGCACTGGCTACGGATGGGATTCGTGCCAAGTTGCTTGATCTGATGGGATACAAGACACAATTGCTTGAATTCATCGATATGGAGAATACGCCTAAAAACATATTGATTCGTGCTGTTCGCGGTCAGGCCGGCGAAGTGACGGAGATGTGGAATGAATATACGGCTTTCCGTGATTTCATTCATGCCGATCCATATTTGGAGCGGGCTTGTGCCGATTTGCTTCCTGGCGATGGCAAGCAGGCCGACGGGAAATCAAATTCGAGCAAAGAAACCGTTCAAGATTCCGCAAATTGCGACCTTTGCTGA
- a CDS encoding DUF6483 family protein — protein sequence MFRKDYLLRMMEEMTEAIGKVFTLKQQRKHTEALSELDELMRRQFGLNLSLLNSLPAEDVIEMFRFRGMIEVDNLQQAARLIEEEAYIYQEKARVEGIDDQERMDAEDDALIRLMRSLHFYLYALNHGANPKLLDAPERVEGVLGLTKEYELPARTERQLALYREQQGRYDQAENSWYRLLQLGVEFPVSYRDDVQAFYERLSQLTDEQLEQGGLPRNEVEEGLAELSRQEMNS from the coding sequence ATGTTCAGAAAAGATTATCTGCTCCGCATGATGGAGGAAATGACAGAGGCAATTGGCAAAGTGTTCACGCTCAAACAGCAGCGTAAGCACACGGAGGCTTTGTCTGAGCTGGATGAGTTGATGCGCAGGCAGTTCGGATTGAACTTATCATTACTGAACTCATTGCCAGCAGAGGATGTTATTGAAATGTTCCGTTTTCGCGGAATGATTGAAGTAGACAATCTACAGCAAGCCGCCAGGCTAATTGAAGAAGAGGCATATATTTATCAAGAAAAGGCCAGAGTGGAAGGCATCGATGATCAGGAGAGAATGGACGCAGAGGATGACGCCCTCATTCGATTGATGAGATCACTTCATTTTTACCTGTATGCATTGAATCATGGAGCTAATCCCAAGTTATTGGACGCACCGGAACGAGTGGAGGGTGTGCTGGGGCTTACGAAAGAATATGAACTTCCTGCTCGAACCGAAAGACAGCTTGCACTGTATCGTGAACAACAAGGACGTTACGACCAGGCAGAGAACAGTTGGTACAGACTGCTCCAGCTTGGTGTTGAATTCCCGGTGAGCTACCGAGATGATGTACAGGCGTTCTACGAAAGGTTGAGCCAACTCACGGATGAACAGCTGGAGCAGGGCGGTCTGCCACGGAACGAAGTTGAAGAGGGACTAGCTGAACTAAGTCGTCAAGAGATGAACTCATAA
- a CDS encoding alpha/beta hydrolase produces the protein MEKVMCDGTTICYAEQGKGEALILLHGYCGSSSYWDEVVPELARSYRCIVPDLRGHGKTDAPVGSYTIEQMGNDVLQLMDELNVEKAVLLGHSMGGYIALSIAQRHPERLNAFGLIHSTAYPDSEEAKEKRLRAVSTIQTEGIVNFVDGLVPGLFAPEHVESLSKHVTRVKEIGYQTAPQGAVGAALAMRERPDRRDVLSATPLPVLLVAGEKDAVIPPERTFTSDKPHIVQAVIAGAGHMSMYEAPEELIQVIKQFMAGLSK, from the coding sequence ATGGAAAAAGTGATGTGTGATGGAACGACGATTTGTTATGCCGAACAAGGTAAGGGAGAAGCACTCATTTTGCTCCACGGATACTGTGGCAGTTCATCGTATTGGGATGAGGTCGTACCTGAGCTGGCACGCAGCTATCGCTGTATCGTACCTGATCTGCGTGGACATGGAAAAACAGATGCACCTGTAGGAAGTTATACCATCGAACAGATGGGCAATGATGTATTGCAGTTGATGGATGAGCTGAACGTGGAAAAGGCGGTTCTTCTGGGACACTCCATGGGAGGATATATTGCGCTCTCGATCGCACAACGCCACCCGGAACGCCTGAATGCATTTGGCTTGATTCATTCCACAGCGTATCCGGACAGTGAAGAAGCCAAGGAAAAACGCCTTCGTGCTGTATCCACCATTCAGACCGAAGGTATCGTAAATTTTGTAGATGGACTGGTTCCCGGACTGTTTGCACCGGAACATGTGGAATCGTTATCTAAGCATGTAACACGTGTGAAAGAGATTGGTTACCAGACAGCCCCTCAAGGTGCTGTTGGCGCTGCACTTGCAATGCGAGAACGCCCGGATCGCCGCGATGTATTGTCCGCTACCCCATTACCTGTATTACTGGTTGCGGGAGAGAAGGATGCGGTTATCCCGCCAGAACGCACATTTACAAGTGACAAGCCACATATCGTGCAAGCCGTTATTGCGGGTGCAGGTCATATGAGCATGTATGAAGCGCCTGAAGAGTTAATTCAGGTCATTAAACAATTTATGGCTGGATTATCGAAGTAA
- the yyaC gene encoding spore protease YyaC, whose translation MAAYKREMVRHQGREVRKGVPAEDLVLFFKNIVQLHSPDEITFVCIGTDRSTGDALGPLTGSLLQESGVENVIGTLSSPCDADTLEKKLAHIPAHHAIIAIDACLGPKHAVSTYYLSNNPLIPAQSVGGKLPPVGQYSVAAVVNANGPRPYSILQMTSLHLVMGMSRTIADAAIEAWKWRQTFHS comes from the coding sequence TTGGCAGCGTATAAGCGAGAAATGGTTCGCCATCAAGGAAGGGAAGTCCGTAAAGGCGTGCCTGCAGAGGATCTGGTCTTATTTTTCAAAAACATCGTTCAACTTCATTCTCCAGATGAAATCACGTTTGTATGCATTGGTACCGATCGTTCCACCGGGGATGCTCTGGGTCCACTGACAGGAAGTTTACTGCAAGAGAGTGGAGTGGAGAACGTGATTGGCACGCTGTCTTCCCCTTGTGATGCAGATACGCTGGAGAAGAAATTGGCACATATTCCGGCACATCATGCCATCATAGCGATTGACGCGTGTCTGGGTCCAAAGCATGCTGTAAGTACATACTATCTCTCGAATAACCCACTCATTCCGGCTCAATCGGTTGGGGGCAAACTGCCTCCTGTCGGACAATACAGTGTAGCAGCTGTAGTTAATGCCAATGGACCAAGGCCTTATTCCATATTACAGATGACCTCGCTTCATTTGGTTATGGGCATGTCACGAACGATTGCAGACGCCGCGATTGAAGCATGGAAATGGAGACAAACGTTTCATTCATGA
- a CDS encoding DUF1128 domain-containing protein produces the protein MDLTQATAANMEYMIEAIKTKLRMASGAAMQASSFPLEKYEDLFDLYEMILSKEHLSISEVEAVASELGNLRKS, from the coding sequence ATGGATTTAACACAAGCAACAGCAGCCAATATGGAATATATGATTGAAGCGATCAAAACCAAACTTCGGATGGCAAGCGGTGCCGCAATGCAGGCTTCATCATTCCCACTTGAGAAATATGAAGATCTGTTTGACTTGTATGAAATGATTTTGAGCAAGGAACATCTCAGTATCTCTGAAGTGGAAGCTGTCGCTTCGGAACTGGGTAACCTTCGTAAATCCTAA
- a CDS encoding pirin family protein yields MIKVVTSEERHTSDRGWIHSEFSFSFADYDDPSNAHFGCLLAHNDNTLMPQEGFKKHPHHDLELVSYVISGTLKHTDSMGTEQLLEPGTVQVMSAGTGVEHSETNPSADESVRFLQMWFLPSERMLKPSYANRRVEPQEHLNRLCPIVSGQGGEGTEGALPISQDVTCYLSHLESGKKLMYPQHEDRRTHLFLISGHVEIHCSDGNFNLKPGDAARIRKSCDLQMTSTGSEPAEFVLVDLP; encoded by the coding sequence ATGATTAAAGTGGTGACGTCGGAAGAAAGGCACACGTCGGATCGAGGTTGGATACACAGTGAATTCAGCTTTTCCTTTGCGGATTATGATGATCCGAGCAACGCCCATTTTGGCTGTTTGCTGGCTCATAATGACAACACGCTGATGCCGCAAGAAGGCTTTAAGAAACATCCACATCATGATCTTGAACTTGTTAGTTATGTCATCTCAGGCACACTCAAGCATACGGATAGTATGGGAACAGAACAATTGCTTGAACCGGGAACGGTCCAGGTTATGAGTGCGGGAACGGGAGTGGAACATTCCGAGACCAATCCGTCAGCGGATGAATCGGTACGTTTTCTCCAGATGTGGTTTTTGCCATCGGAGCGTATGCTGAAACCTTCCTATGCGAATCGGAGGGTAGAGCCGCAGGAGCATTTGAATCGTCTATGTCCGATTGTATCAGGACAAGGAGGCGAGGGAACCGAGGGCGCGTTGCCTATTTCCCAGGATGTAACCTGTTACCTGTCCCATTTGGAATCCGGGAAGAAGTTGATGTACCCGCAACACGAAGATCGGCGTACACATCTTTTCCTAATCAGTGGACATGTGGAGATTCATTGTTCGGACGGCAACTTCAACCTCAAGCCGGGGGATGCTGCGCGAATTCGTAAAAGCTGTGATCTGCAAATGACGAGTACAGGCAGTGAACCTGCCGAATTTGTTCTGGTTGACCTGCCTTAA
- a CDS encoding asparaginase, with product MESALLIKEYRAGVMECAHYGHISITDERGRIVYSAGDPHFRAFTRSSAKPFQAIPGIRAGIAIHYGLSAQEIAIMSSSHRSEPEHIRVLEQLSGKIGLGEECLICAPSYPLNEESRNEWLRAQGEKRRILHNCSGKHLGILGYSQMKQVDLGSYAEPDHPVQREILETFADLAGIQEKEIELGTDGCGFPVFSLPLSALSNAYLKLACPDLIADPSTRTAVETITSAMNEHPLMVGGTERVDSVLLEDDNIVAKGGFKGVFGFGLKKERLGITFKVLDGSEEEWAFIAQSILKQIGYSNERTIARLAEVFPSDIRNDAGTFVGHADSEFLLHSLEDSV from the coding sequence ATGGAGAGTGCCTTGTTAATTAAAGAATACCGTGCAGGCGTTATGGAATGCGCCCACTACGGACACATAAGTATTACGGATGAGCGTGGTCGAATCGTATACTCGGCTGGTGATCCTCATTTTCGAGCGTTCACTCGCTCATCTGCCAAACCTTTTCAAGCTATTCCAGGAATTCGGGCAGGAATTGCGATTCACTACGGCCTTTCAGCACAGGAGATTGCGATCATGTCTTCTTCGCATCGTTCGGAACCGGAACATATCCGGGTGCTGGAGCAGCTATCTGGTAAAATCGGATTAGGAGAAGAATGCCTGATCTGCGCGCCGAGTTATCCGCTTAATGAAGAAAGCCGTAATGAATGGTTACGTGCACAAGGGGAAAAACGTCGCATTTTGCACAACTGCTCCGGCAAACATCTGGGAATCCTGGGATATAGTCAGATGAAGCAGGTGGATCTGGGCAGTTACGCTGAACCGGATCATCCGGTGCAACGTGAAATTCTCGAAACATTTGCCGACCTGGCAGGCATTCAGGAAAAAGAGATTGAACTTGGGACGGATGGCTGCGGCTTTCCGGTATTTTCTTTGCCGTTGTCAGCATTGTCGAACGCCTATCTGAAGCTCGCTTGTCCGGATCTTATCGCTGATCCTTCCACAAGAACAGCTGTAGAGACGATTACATCGGCCATGAATGAACATCCGTTAATGGTAGGTGGCACGGAGCGTGTAGATTCAGTGCTGCTGGAAGACGATAACATTGTAGCGAAGGGTGGATTCAAGGGGGTCTTCGGATTTGGTCTGAAAAAAGAACGATTGGGAATTACTTTCAAGGTGCTTGATGGTTCTGAGGAAGAGTGGGCTTTCATTGCCCAATCCATTCTGAAACAAATTGGTTACTCCAATGAAAGAACCATTGCACGATTGGCTGAAGTGTTCCCTTCGGACATCCGAAATGACGCAGGTACCTTTGTGGGTCATGCAGATAGTGAGTTCCTACTGCACTCACTTGAAGATAGCGTATAA
- a CDS encoding phosphatase PAP2 family protein, with protein MPRKTYSPASFSSTPDTSLRPLLNWGLAGMAISASVVFILAGLGAWLGADVIIRLDDQVQQLFYLNSDSRLHLFSYTAFITALGSFKISAVAAGGFALLLFMQRSPRFVIYGYAILGSFAMMWILNTLLKEFFRRSRPELDHLLVVHGYSFPSGHAMISMGFYGMLFVIWAIERQRHTTSGVWIPVLCGISFIFLIGISRIMLGVHYPTDVFTGFAAGLAWIFCMIKGIKRAH; from the coding sequence ATGCCGCGCAAAACGTATTCACCAGCCTCATTCAGTTCAACTCCCGACACGTCGTTACGTCCACTCCTCAACTGGGGGTTGGCTGGAATGGCTATCAGCGCTTCGGTCGTATTTATCCTGGCTGGTCTGGGAGCCTGGTTGGGTGCTGATGTTATTATTCGTTTGGATGATCAAGTTCAGCAATTATTTTATCTGAATTCTGATTCACGTCTTCATCTATTCTCTTACACTGCATTCATAACTGCACTGGGCTCATTCAAGATCTCTGCTGTTGCTGCAGGAGGTTTTGCTCTTCTTTTGTTCATGCAACGCAGCCCAAGGTTTGTTATATATGGATATGCGATCTTGGGGAGTTTTGCCATGATGTGGATTCTGAACACGTTATTGAAGGAATTTTTCAGACGAAGCAGGCCTGAACTGGATCATCTGCTGGTCGTTCACGGGTACAGCTTCCCTAGCGGACACGCCATGATCTCTATGGGCTTCTACGGCATGCTATTTGTAATCTGGGCTATTGAACGACAACGGCATACCACTTCCGGTGTATGGATACCTGTTCTATGTGGCATCAGTTTTATTTTCTTGATCGGCATCAGCCGCATCATGCTGGGTGTTCATTACCCTACGGATGTATTTACGGGATTTGCCGCTGGTTTGGCATGGATCTTCTGCATGATTAAAGGCATTAAACGAGCCCATTAA
- a CDS encoding GlsB/YeaQ/YmgE family stress response membrane protein, with amino-acid sequence MWGIIISIVMAVIIGLIGDALAGHNMPGGIIGAMIAGFAGAWLGALLLGNWGPVIGNFAIIPAIIGTALFVFLLGLVSRLLRQAA; translated from the coding sequence ATGTGGGGCATCATTATCAGCATAGTGATGGCAGTCATCATCGGTTTGATCGGAGATGCACTTGCCGGTCACAACATGCCTGGAGGCATCATCGGTGCAATGATTGCCGGATTTGCCGGAGCCTGGCTGGGAGCACTTTTGCTTGGTAACTGGGGACCGGTTATCGGTAACTTTGCCATTATTCCTGCCATCATTGGTACAGCGCTCTTTGTTTTCTTGCTGGGGCTTGTGTCCAGACTGCTAAGACAGGCTGCCTGA
- a CDS encoding YtxH domain-containing protein, translated as MNKAEEQYPVQTGSTFAKGIFIGGLLGAAAALLFAPKPGRELRGDLSEKVGIVTDRTKEVATVVGDKASELAKTVSSKTSDIAKTVNQGRNDVMDSVRKASADVANEASRASEEVASASVEAKEDARKELNSTSL; from the coding sequence ATGAATAAAGCAGAAGAGCAATATCCTGTACAGACTGGTTCGACTTTCGCCAAAGGAATTTTCATCGGGGGTTTGCTGGGAGCAGCTGCAGCACTACTCTTTGCTCCTAAACCAGGACGTGAATTGCGTGGTGACCTTTCCGAGAAAGTGGGCATCGTTACTGACCGCACCAAAGAAGTGGCAACCGTTGTAGGTGATAAAGCCTCTGAACTGGCTAAAACGGTCTCTTCCAAAACTTCTGATATTGCGAAAACGGTAAATCAAGGCCGCAATGATGTCATGGACTCTGTGAGAAAAGCGTCCGCCGATGTGGCTAACGAAGCTTCCCGTGCATCTGAGGAAGTAGCTTCCGCTTCCGTGGAAGCGAAGGAAGATGCACGTAAAGAACTTAACTCGACTAGCCTGTAA
- a CDS encoding DUF5665 domain-containing protein: MSKVTINGNTPITGGTPAQQYDTSEHPFELRHEVKRLNTRLDQIADSLERAQIKDIIENYSSPKKRIITNFTAGMARGLGLTVGTFVVLGLLAFILSQFVNMPIVGQYIADLLGYIEDYKN; encoded by the coding sequence ATGAGTAAAGTTACAATCAACGGCAATACTCCAATTACGGGAGGAACACCGGCGCAGCAGTATGATACAAGCGAGCATCCTTTTGAATTGCGGCATGAGGTAAAGCGATTGAACACACGTCTGGACCAGATTGCGGATAGTCTGGAGAGAGCACAGATCAAGGATATTATTGAGAATTATAGCAGTCCCAAAAAGCGGATTATTACGAATTTTACAGCGGGAATGGCACGTGGACTTGGTCTGACCGTAGGTACCTTTGTGGTTCTTGGTTTGCTGGCGTTCATTCTCAGTCAATTCGTCAATATGCCGATTGTGGGACAATATATCGCTGACTTGCTTGGTTATATTGAAGATTACAAAAATTAA